In Mangrovivirga cuniculi, the following proteins share a genomic window:
- a CDS encoding FAD-dependent oxidoreductase, with translation MKVNSYFIWVCCFLACFSLRSQTSSAQLLVIGGGASGTAAAIQASRSGINTIIIEKTPWLGGMLTAAGVSAIDGNHNMPSGIWGEFRSELYDYYGGPKAVETGWVSNTLFEPSVGNEILQKMAGNPDLKIMFETEFKNIRREGEEWIVTAKKGRKEIQITAQIVIDGTELGDVAAALKIPYSIGMDSKEMTAESIAPAESNNIIQDLTYVATLKDYGEGKDMTIKMPVNYSPAEFECACDINDPKGTTAKGSSCWTMLQYGRLPNNKYMINWPNCGNDYYLNLIEEGTEKREVLYEEAKQQTLRFIYFIQDELGFRNLGLAKNEYPTKDDLPMIPYHRESRRIHGKVRLTAEHMKSPFDQDKPLYRTGIAVGDYPIDHHHDKNDNAPEIDFINYKIPSYNVPIGALIPETHDNIIIAEKSISVSNIANGATRLQPVVLGIGQAAGAIATIAIQNGVSTKEINIRKVQELLVNSSAYIIPYYDIKPENPHFELIQKIGATGILRGTGIPYKWANQTWFYPDQPISQYKLLIGLKDIYPQLHSEHGSGELITLGKLIEWMKLIDSDIESTTLPEEVKDLKNNSVLTRLEVALIINHYLDPFNIEIDFKGKINPNN, from the coding sequence ATGAAGGTGAATTCATATTTTATTTGGGTTTGTTGTTTTTTAGCTTGTTTTTCCCTCCGGTCCCAGACTAGTTCCGCACAACTATTGGTGATCGGAGGGGGAGCAAGTGGAACTGCAGCAGCTATCCAGGCATCCCGATCAGGCATAAATACCATAATTATTGAAAAGACTCCATGGCTAGGGGGAATGTTAACTGCAGCAGGTGTATCTGCCATTGATGGTAATCACAATATGCCCTCAGGAATATGGGGAGAATTCAGAAGTGAATTATACGATTATTACGGGGGACCGAAAGCAGTCGAAACTGGCTGGGTTAGCAACACCCTTTTTGAACCCTCAGTTGGAAATGAAATACTTCAGAAAATGGCTGGCAATCCTGATCTAAAGATCATGTTTGAAACTGAATTTAAAAACATTCGACGTGAAGGTGAGGAATGGATAGTAACAGCAAAAAAAGGCCGGAAAGAAATTCAAATAACTGCGCAAATTGTCATTGATGGAACCGAGTTGGGTGATGTAGCTGCTGCTCTAAAAATACCTTACAGTATTGGAATGGATTCTAAAGAAATGACCGCTGAATCTATCGCTCCGGCCGAATCAAATAATATCATCCAGGATCTGACTTATGTTGCCACCCTTAAAGATTATGGTGAAGGAAAAGACATGACCATTAAAATGCCAGTAAACTACTCCCCTGCTGAATTTGAATGTGCCTGTGATATTAATGACCCTAAAGGAACCACAGCTAAAGGGTCTAGCTGCTGGACAATGCTTCAATATGGCAGATTGCCCAATAATAAATATATGATCAACTGGCCAAACTGCGGGAATGATTATTACCTAAATTTAATTGAAGAAGGAACTGAAAAAAGAGAAGTTCTATATGAAGAGGCTAAACAGCAAACCTTAAGGTTCATATATTTCATTCAGGACGAATTAGGTTTTAGAAATCTCGGTTTAGCTAAAAACGAGTACCCTACTAAAGATGATCTGCCAATGATACCATACCATCGCGAATCGAGAAGAATACATGGTAAGGTAAGGTTAACCGCAGAACATATGAAATCGCCCTTCGACCAGGATAAACCTTTATACCGTACAGGAATTGCTGTAGGTGATTATCCGATCGATCATCATCATGACAAAAACGATAATGCCCCGGAAATAGATTTTATCAATTATAAAATACCCTCCTATAATGTACCAATTGGCGCATTAATACCTGAGACACATGACAATATTATAATAGCAGAAAAAAGTATCAGTGTATCTAATATTGCAAACGGAGCAACCAGGCTTCAACCTGTAGTATTGGGAATTGGACAGGCAGCAGGGGCAATTGCTACAATTGCTATACAAAATGGAGTCTCTACAAAGGAAATAAATATCAGAAAAGTTCAGGAACTGCTTGTGAACTCTTCAGCATATATTATTCCTTATTATGATATCAAGCCAGAAAATCCTCACTTTGAATTAATTCAGAAAATCGGGGCAACTGGAATCCTTCGAGGAACCGGAATCCCTTACAAATGGGCTAATCAGACATGGTTTTATCCTGACCAACCAATCAGTCAATACAAACTATTGATCGGATTGAAGGATATCTATCCACAACTTCATAGCGAACATGGATCAGGTGAATTAATTACCCTTGGAAAGTTGATTGAATGGATGAAATTAATTGATAGTGACATCGAATCAACCACATTACCTGAGGAAGTAAAAGATTTAAAAAATAACTCAGTCCTGACACGATTGGAAGTAGCATTAATAATCAATCATTATCTGGATCCTTTTAATATAGAAATAGATTTTAAAGGTAAAATAAACCCAAATAACTAA
- a CDS encoding DUF4434 domain-containing protein, with protein sequence MLPPPVDLVEMFLQLAEKYDMKFYFGLYDSGKYWDTGNMDYEIDANRYVIDEVWGKYGHYKSFGGWYLSMEISRKTKGAGEAFKNLGMQCKEVSNGLPTFISPWIDGKKAVMASSDNLSKQDSISVEEHKKEWEDIFGTMQGAVDAVAFQDGHIDYHELEEFFTVNKELADQFNMQCWTNAETFDRDMPIKFLPIKFEKLKLKLDAARKAGYDKAITFEFSHFMSPQSAYLQAGHLFNRYKEYLKKYR encoded by the coding sequence ATGCTACCACCCCCTGTCGATTTGGTTGAAATGTTTCTTCAGTTAGCCGAAAAATATGATATGAAATTTTATTTCGGTCTTTATGATAGCGGTAAATACTGGGACACCGGGAATATGGATTATGAAATAGACGCAAACAGGTATGTCATTGATGAAGTCTGGGGAAAATATGGTCACTACAAAAGTTTTGGAGGATGGTATTTAAGCATGGAGATAAGCCGAAAAACAAAAGGTGCAGGTGAAGCTTTCAAAAACTTAGGAATGCAATGTAAAGAGGTTAGCAATGGCCTCCCAACCTTTATATCTCCATGGATAGATGGAAAAAAGGCTGTCATGGCTTCATCTGACAACCTATCGAAACAAGATTCGATATCGGTTGAAGAACATAAAAAAGAATGGGAAGATATTTTCGGAACCATGCAAGGAGCTGTGGATGCAGTAGCGTTTCAGGACGGACATATAGACTATCATGAATTGGAAGAATTCTTTACTGTCAATAAAGAACTCGCTGATCAATTTAATATGCAGTGCTGGACAAATGCAGAAACTTTTGACCGGGACATGCCTATTAAGTTTTTACCGATCAAGTTCGAAAAACTCAAACTTAAATTAGATGCTGCCCGAAAAGCAGGCTACGATAAGGCGATAACATTTGAGTTTTCTCACTTTATGAGCCCCCAATCTGCATACTTACAAGCAGGGCACTTATTTAACAGATACAAAGAGTACTTAAAAAAATATAGATAA
- the nagB gene encoding glucosamine-6-phosphate deaminase — MKRLNFFEETRYEKLPVKVFPDKNIASIKVAQRIAEIIKRKNSKNEYAVLGLATGQTPVGVYAELVRMHKEEGLSFQNVITFNLDEYYPMKPTSAQSYVAFMNYHLFDHVDIKPENVNIPDGTLDKENIHDYCLQYENKISEAGGMDIQVLGIGRTGHIGFNEPGSAPNSGTRLVTLDDLTRSDASRDFGGKENVPTKAITMGIGTIFKAKEIVLLAWSKKKAPIVKRAVEEEMSGDVPATFLQMSDTVEFILDEDAASELTRFDTPWLVKDCTWTPELIKKAVIWLSEETDKPILKLTEDDYNNNGMAQLVVDKGPAYDINIDIFNKIQHTITGWPGGKPGADDSQRPERAEPARKTSLIFSPHPDDDVISMGGTFIRLVDQGHNVHVAYQTSGNTAIWDHDVLRFVEFAIDFNKSIGESTENLESTYKKMRDFLSKKEPNQLDLKEILNVKGFIRKTEAIAGARFAGLPDKNIHFMNLPFYERGKTESNPDKEDDIVLTMELLQKLKPNQVFAAGDFADPHGTHIKCFNIVLEAMNRLREKEEWIQDTWLWMYRGAWHEFEMHQIEMAVPLSPNEVIKKRNAIFKHQSQKDTPVFPGDDDREFWVRAEDRNRETAKCYHDLGFAEYEAMEAFVRWKFK; from the coding sequence ATGAAAAGATTAAACTTTTTTGAAGAAACCAGATACGAAAAACTTCCGGTTAAGGTATTTCCGGATAAAAATATAGCCTCAATAAAAGTGGCTCAACGCATTGCTGAGATTATAAAACGCAAGAATTCAAAAAACGAATATGCTGTATTAGGATTGGCTACAGGTCAAACTCCTGTCGGTGTTTACGCAGAGTTAGTCCGGATGCATAAAGAAGAAGGACTGAGCTTTCAAAATGTGATCACCTTCAATCTGGATGAATATTATCCAATGAAACCTACATCTGCTCAGAGCTATGTAGCATTTATGAATTACCATCTCTTTGATCACGTTGATATTAAGCCGGAAAATGTAAACATTCCTGATGGTACTTTAGACAAAGAAAATATTCATGATTATTGCCTGCAATACGAAAATAAAATTTCAGAAGCCGGAGGCATGGATATCCAGGTATTGGGAATCGGTCGAACAGGTCATATTGGATTTAATGAGCCAGGTTCTGCTCCCAATTCCGGAACCAGATTAGTGACTCTTGATGATCTAACACGAAGTGATGCTTCGAGGGATTTCGGAGGCAAGGAGAATGTTCCGACGAAGGCAATAACGATGGGTATTGGGACAATTTTCAAAGCAAAAGAAATTGTTTTGCTTGCATGGAGTAAGAAAAAAGCACCGATAGTTAAAAGAGCAGTGGAAGAAGAAATGTCAGGTGATGTTCCTGCTACATTTCTTCAGATGTCAGATACTGTTGAATTTATCTTAGATGAAGATGCCGCTTCCGAACTAACCAGATTTGACACTCCATGGTTGGTAAAAGATTGTACCTGGACTCCGGAATTGATCAAAAAAGCGGTAATCTGGCTTTCTGAAGAAACTGATAAGCCAATATTGAAGCTTACAGAAGATGATTATAATAATAATGGAATGGCTCAGCTCGTAGTTGATAAGGGGCCGGCTTATGATATAAATATTGATATTTTCAACAAGATTCAGCATACCATTACAGGGTGGCCCGGAGGGAAACCCGGGGCTGATGATAGTCAACGACCTGAAAGAGCCGAACCAGCCAGAAAGACATCATTAATTTTTTCACCTCACCCTGATGATGATGTAATTTCTATGGGAGGTACTTTTATCAGACTCGTAGATCAGGGTCATAATGTTCACGTAGCCTATCAAACTTCCGGGAATACGGCAATCTGGGATCATGATGTACTTAGGTTTGTAGAATTCGCTATTGATTTTAACAAGAGTATTGGCGAAAGCACTGAAAATCTAGAATCGACTTATAAAAAAATGAGGGACTTTCTTAGCAAGAAGGAACCTAACCAACTTGATTTGAAAGAAATCCTTAATGTTAAAGGTTTCATAAGAAAAACTGAAGCTATCGCAGGAGCTCGTTTTGCAGGATTACCGGATAAGAACATTCACTTTATGAATCTACCTTTTTATGAAAGAGGTAAAACTGAATCAAATCCGGATAAGGAAGACGATATAGTTCTTACTATGGAATTACTTCAAAAATTAAAGCCTAACCAGGTATTTGCAGCGGGAGATTTTGCAGACCCACATGGCACACATATAAAATGTTTCAATATTGTCCTTGAAGCAATGAACAGGTTACGCGAAAAGGAAGAATGGATTCAGGATACCTGGCTTTGGATGTACAGAGGAGCCTGGCATGAATTTGAAATGCACCAGATTGAAATGGCTGTACCTCTTTCTCCCAATGAAGTCATTAAAAAGCGAAATGCTATATTTAAACATCAATCACAAAAAGACACCCCGGTTTTTCCAGGAGATGATGACAGGGAATTTTGGGTGAGAGCTGAAGATCGGAACAGGGAAACTGCAAAATGTTACCATGATCTTGGTTTTGCTGAATATGAGGCAATGGAAGCATTTGTGCGATGGAAATTTAAATGA
- a CDS encoding carbon starvation CstA family protein produces MTLSPILIVSAIVLIIAYRTYGNFVAGKLKINNKNSTPAHTHKDGIDYVPEKVPVVLGHHFASIAGAGPIIGPIIAVTFGWIPAIIWILIGGIFFGAVHDLTSMMASIRHQGKSIGVIIHQYIGTNGKRLFLIFSFATLILVIAVFVDIIAKTFVSNPSVATASLIFIVLAIIFGVINKNIKSKAHFIILSALGVILMYTASFTSILIPIELSYTTWVIVLMTYAFIASVTPVSFLLQPRDYLSSFLLYGLIVFAVVGVMISNPEIKMDTSVTLKSEALGYMFPVLFVTIACGAISGFHSLVASGTTSKQIDKEKDAKAIGFGGMLIESFLAILSVGAVVVMSKTDYVAKLSEVGPVSMFADGMGGMISALGISPEFAITFVALTVSAFALTTLDTCTRLARFTFQEFFEDIEHKATGKVTQNRYLATFIVVLLSVLLLLSGEFTTLWPIFGSANQLLAALALLAVSVWLIKQDVKPGFVLIPMYFMFAVTLTSLLLFAISNYDKGVYILSIIAGLLFILSIALIYYARRSLKKELQTT; encoded by the coding sequence ATGACCCTATCACCAATTCTTATCGTCTCTGCTATAGTTTTGATCATTGCGTATCGAACTTATGGTAATTTCGTAGCCGGTAAGCTCAAGATAAATAACAAAAATAGTACTCCGGCACACACCCATAAGGATGGCATAGACTATGTGCCGGAAAAAGTTCCTGTGGTATTGGGTCATCATTTTGCTTCTATTGCCGGAGCAGGACCTATCATCGGACCAATAATAGCCGTTACTTTCGGATGGATACCAGCGATAATCTGGATTCTGATCGGAGGAATATTTTTTGGTGCTGTACATGATCTCACTAGCATGATGGCATCAATCAGGCACCAGGGAAAATCAATTGGCGTCATAATCCATCAATACATAGGCACTAACGGTAAAAGGCTCTTTCTCATTTTTAGTTTCGCCACTTTAATTTTGGTAATAGCTGTATTCGTTGATATCATAGCAAAAACTTTTGTCAGTAATCCGAGCGTTGCCACTGCTTCATTGATCTTCATCGTTCTTGCCATAATTTTTGGAGTAATCAATAAAAATATAAAGTCTAAAGCTCACTTCATAATCTTGTCAGCTCTAGGAGTAATATTGATGTATACTGCTTCATTTACCAGTATTCTGATTCCGATCGAATTAAGCTATACTACCTGGGTAATCGTTTTGATGACATATGCCTTTATTGCGTCAGTAACTCCGGTATCTTTTTTACTACAGCCTAGAGATTATTTAAGCAGTTTTTTACTGTACGGTTTGATCGTTTTTGCTGTTGTAGGTGTGATGATTAGTAATCCTGAGATTAAAATGGACACTTCGGTTACATTGAAATCTGAGGCCTTAGGATATATGTTTCCGGTGCTTTTTGTTACCATCGCCTGTGGAGCAATCAGTGGTTTTCATTCACTCGTAGCATCGGGTACAACTTCAAAACAGATCGACAAGGAAAAAGATGCTAAAGCAATCGGTTTTGGTGGTATGCTGATCGAATCCTTTCTGGCAATATTATCTGTAGGTGCAGTGGTAGTAATGTCTAAAACTGATTACGTTGCTAAATTATCTGAAGTCGGACCGGTCTCGATGTTTGCAGATGGAATGGGAGGTATGATTTCAGCATTAGGTATTTCTCCTGAGTTCGCTATTACTTTTGTCGCATTAACGGTATCGGCCTTTGCTCTAACCACACTTGATACTTGTACCCGATTAGCAAGGTTTACTTTCCAGGAATTTTTTGAAGACATTGAACACAAGGCTACCGGGAAAGTTACCCAAAACAGATATCTAGCCACTTTTATTGTCGTTTTATTATCGGTACTATTATTACTCTCCGGTGAATTCACAACCCTCTGGCCTATCTTTGGGTCTGCAAACCAGTTGCTTGCTGCACTAGCGTTACTGGCAGTTTCAGTCTGGCTGATCAAGCAAGATGTAAAACCCGGATTTGTGCTGATACCAATGTATTTTATGTTTGCAGTAACACTAACTTCTTTGCTACTTTTCGCAATTTCTAATTATGATAAAGGAGTTTATATATTATCAATAATAGCAGGATTGCTTTTCATCCTTTCTATTGCTCTGATTTACTATGCAAGGCGAAGTTTGAAAAAAGAACTCCAGACGACTTGA
- a CDS encoding SGNH/GDSL hydrolase family protein: MIKSKYILPLIFLFGCKNNQSESNFYPADDHVFIYSDNTVRSDGHVYFSWSNSGVEFNSDGKNLEIILADHSSGQSSSGKLMHGHYAVIIDGVVNQYFESAENKTSYKIELPEGDKHIEIRRINEPRVSTTEFIGIKTSGKINKSDVPEKVKIEVIGNSITSGYGNIPENTPCGFSPETQDFTKSYAFLVSKKLGASLNVYAWSGRGLVTNYDKSTSGNMTELYPHAVPHSGFKKKVGTEYQPDIVFIHLGTNDFAHSIPDKENWIKAYLSFIKRVNSRYPGTNILLLGGPTIKDRENFPAFSKLSEYLDEINEQAKIKNWKTSVLIIENFDDAGSGCDAHPDYKAHKRMAATIINKVNKILK; encoded by the coding sequence ATGCAAAAACAATCAGTCTGAGTCAAATTTTTACCCGGCTGATGATCATGTATTTATTTATTCTGACAATACAGTCAGATCAGATGGACATGTATATTTTTCATGGTCGAATTCAGGAGTTGAATTTAATTCTGACGGCAAAAACTTAGAAATAATTTTGGCTGATCACTCATCCGGACAAAGCAGTTCCGGGAAATTAATGCATGGCCATTATGCTGTAATAATAGATGGTGTGGTCAATCAGTATTTTGAGTCCGCTGAAAATAAAACCAGTTACAAAATTGAGCTACCTGAAGGAGATAAACATATAGAAATACGTAGAATTAATGAGCCTAGGGTTTCGACCACTGAATTTATTGGGATTAAAACATCAGGAAAGATTAATAAATCTGATGTACCCGAAAAAGTTAAGATAGAAGTAATAGGCAATTCAATAACTTCAGGTTATGGGAATATTCCTGAAAACACGCCTTGTGGGTTTTCTCCTGAAACACAGGATTTCACTAAATCTTATGCCTTTTTGGTTTCGAAAAAGTTAGGTGCCAGTCTGAATGTCTATGCCTGGTCTGGTAGAGGATTAGTTACGAATTATGATAAATCAACCAGTGGTAATATGACTGAACTATATCCTCATGCTGTACCACATTCCGGGTTTAAAAAAAAGGTTGGCACGGAATATCAACCTGATATAGTTTTTATTCACCTAGGTACTAATGACTTTGCTCATTCGATACCTGATAAAGAAAACTGGATTAAAGCATATTTGAGCTTTATAAAAAGAGTAAATAGTCGGTATCCGGGAACAAATATATTATTACTAGGTGGCCCTACTATTAAAGACAGAGAAAACTTCCCGGCATTTAGTAAACTGTCTGAATATTTAGATGAGATAAATGAACAGGCAAAGATTAAGAACTGGAAAACCTCCGTATTAATAATAGAAAATTTCGATGACGCAGGTAGCGGTTGTGATGCTCATCCAGATTATAAAGCTCATAAAAGGATGGCGGCCACAATAATTAATAAAGTCAATAAAATATTAAAATAA
- a CDS encoding sodium:solute symporter family protein → MSLSLIDIVIIFTYIAGIVFLGFYISKKASTDLQSYFLGGNKLKWYYLGLSNASGMFDISGTMWTVSILFVYGLKSAWIPWLWPVWNQVFIFVFLAIWLRRSNVMTGAQWITFRFGDGEGSRLSHIIIVIFAVVSVIGFMAYFFEGIGKFCTAILPWDLAFSINGFEISSEQSYGLIVCSVTTLYTVKGGMYSVVATEILQFLIMTVSCFVVGYIGYTTVTGAEIDAAVPPGWKDLLFGWELDLDWSNTNLPDVNKKIESDGFSMFGTLFMMMLFKGIFSSIAGPVPSYDMQRVLSARKPSEAAKMSFTTIWVMYIPRYLMIAGFAVLALVHLAPEFKAMGGNIDFERTLPLAINKFVPDGFKGLLLAGFLSAFMGTFSAFINSAPAYIVNDIYKKYINPNASDKKYVRLSILSSILLATIGIVFGFNVNSLNELTLWITSALYGGYVAANMLKWIWWRFTGYGYFWGMLFGLIASTVKLFVFPEIVDIYVFPIIFAFSLLGAIIGTYMKPLENREAVKEYYRRTKPWGFWGPIKKEVMAENPDFEPNKNLKRDAVNILVGIVWQMAQVVLPIYFIIRENYKALVWVIIFIVTTWILKKNWWDKLKDVDDEEYIKS, encoded by the coding sequence ATGTCATTAAGTCTGATAGACATAGTAATAATTTTCACTTACATCGCTGGCATTGTATTTCTTGGATTCTATATATCCAAAAAAGCATCCACAGACCTGCAATCCTATTTTTTAGGTGGAAATAAACTCAAATGGTATTATCTCGGGCTAAGTAATGCTTCCGGGATGTTCGACATTTCCGGTACAATGTGGACCGTCAGTATCTTATTTGTTTATGGACTTAAAAGTGCCTGGATTCCATGGCTCTGGCCGGTTTGGAACCAGGTATTCATTTTTGTCTTCCTGGCCATTTGGTTAAGGCGCTCTAATGTGATGACCGGAGCTCAATGGATTACCTTCAGATTCGGCGACGGCGAAGGTTCCAGACTTTCACATATTATAATAGTTATCTTTGCGGTTGTTTCAGTAATTGGGTTTATGGCCTATTTCTTTGAGGGAATTGGAAAGTTCTGCACAGCTATTCTTCCCTGGGACCTTGCATTTTCAATTAATGGATTTGAGATATCCTCTGAGCAGTCATATGGATTAATTGTCTGTTCAGTCACAACTCTATATACGGTGAAGGGCGGTATGTACAGCGTGGTTGCAACAGAGATTCTTCAATTTCTTATAATGACGGTATCCTGCTTTGTCGTGGGATATATAGGATATACCACAGTAACCGGAGCTGAAATAGATGCTGCTGTTCCTCCCGGGTGGAAAGACTTACTATTTGGATGGGAACTTGATCTCGACTGGAGCAATACAAACCTTCCCGATGTCAATAAAAAAATTGAAAGTGATGGGTTTTCAATGTTTGGAACCCTTTTCATGATGATGCTCTTTAAAGGTATATTTTCTTCTATCGCAGGACCAGTCCCGAGCTATGATATGCAACGAGTGTTATCTGCAAGAAAGCCTTCTGAAGCAGCAAAAATGAGTTTTACAACCATCTGGGTAATGTATATCCCCCGATATCTGATGATTGCAGGATTTGCCGTACTCGCGCTTGTTCATCTGGCACCAGAATTTAAAGCAATGGGTGGAAACATCGACTTTGAGCGAACTTTGCCCCTTGCAATTAACAAATTCGTACCTGATGGATTTAAGGGATTGCTCCTTGCTGGTTTTTTATCTGCTTTTATGGGTACTTTTTCTGCCTTCATCAATTCAGCACCTGCTTATATCGTTAACGATATCTATAAGAAATATATCAATCCAAATGCCTCCGACAAAAAGTATGTCAGACTAAGTATTCTTTCTTCAATACTGCTGGCAACAATAGGGATTGTATTTGGCTTTAATGTAAACTCACTTAATGAGTTAACTCTTTGGATAACTTCTGCACTTTATGGCGGATATGTAGCAGCGAATATGCTTAAATGGATATGGTGGAGATTTACAGGATATGGCTATTTCTGGGGAATGCTATTTGGATTAATAGCCAGTACAGTCAAACTATTTGTATTTCCTGAAATCGTAGACATTTATGTATTTCCAATAATTTTTGCCTTTTCATTGCTCGGTGCAATTATCGGCACCTATATGAAACCCCTTGAAAACCGGGAAGCTGTTAAAGAATATTACAGGAGAACTAAACCATGGGGTTTCTGGGGTCCTATAAAAAAGGAGGTTATGGCTGAAAACCCGGATTTTGAACCGAATAAAAACCTGAAGCGTGATGCTGTAAATATTTTGGTTGGGATAGTATGGCAGATGGCACAGGTTGTATTGCCGATATATTTCATTATCAGGGAAAACTATAAAGCATTAGTATGGGTGATCATCTTTATTGTTACAACATGGATCCTTAAAAAGAACTGGTGGGACAAATTGAAAGATGTGGATGATGAAGAATATATAAAATCGTAA
- a CDS encoding AGE family epimerase/isomerase, giving the protein MEGYALKYKEELLENVIPFWLKYSKDTEYGGYFTCLERDGKVFDTDKFMWLQGREVWQFATLYDKVENNPEWLDMAIHGAEFMKKYGRDKEGNWYFSLNQQGRPLVQPYNIFSDCFAAMAFGALYKVHQKDEYADITVKTFENILKRRDNPKGKYNKAYPGTRDLKNFALPMILCNLSLELEHLIDKSIVDNLIEETIHEVMDVFYHEETGLILENVNTNGSFNDSFEGRVLNPGHAIEAMWFVMDLAKRLDDSKLIQTATTRAYKMMDHGWDREHGGILYFMDIKNKPPQQLEWDQKLWWVHLETLVCLAKIYQLTEDGEALRRFKIVHDYTWEHFRDPAYGEWFGYLNRQGNVSLPLKGGKWKGCFHVPRGLLQVWQTLDKVTADKVI; this is encoded by the coding sequence ATGGAGGGATATGCTTTAAAATATAAAGAAGAATTATTAGAAAACGTTATTCCCTTTTGGCTGAAATATTCAAAAGACACTGAATATGGAGGTTATTTCACTTGTCTCGAAAGAGATGGCAAAGTGTTCGACACTGATAAGTTTATGTGGTTGCAAGGACGGGAAGTCTGGCAGTTTGCAACTCTCTACGATAAGGTGGAAAACAATCCGGAATGGCTTGACATGGCTATTCATGGAGCTGAGTTTATGAAAAAATACGGCCGGGATAAAGAGGGTAACTGGTACTTTTCTCTTAATCAACAAGGCAGGCCCCTGGTACAACCATATAATATATTCTCTGACTGTTTTGCAGCGATGGCATTTGGTGCTCTATATAAAGTTCATCAAAAAGATGAATATGCTGACATTACCGTCAAGACATTTGAAAACATACTTAAACGCAGAGACAATCCTAAGGGGAAATATAATAAAGCATATCCGGGAACCAGGGATTTGAAAAACTTTGCACTGCCGATGATCCTGTGTAATCTTTCATTGGAATTGGAACACCTGATAGACAAGTCCATTGTAGATAATTTAATTGAAGAAACAATTCATGAGGTTATGGATGTCTTTTATCATGAAGAAACAGGATTAATTCTCGAAAATGTTAATACAAATGGCTCGTTTAATGATTCATTCGAAGGAAGAGTTTTAAACCCCGGGCATGCCATTGAAGCTATGTGGTTTGTTATGGACCTGGCAAAGAGACTGGATGACTCAAAACTAATTCAAACAGCAACAACCAGGGCCTATAAAATGATGGACCACGGGTGGGATCGTGAGCATGGAGGAATACTCTACTTCATGGATATCAAAAACAAACCTCCTCAACAACTGGAATGGGATCAAAAGTTATGGTGGGTTCATCTTGAGACACTGGTATGTCTTGCAAAGATCTATCAATTGACCGAGGATGGAGAAGCCTTAAGAAGATTTAAAATTGTACATGATTACACCTGGGAACATTTCAGGGATCCAGCATATGGTGAATGGTTTGGCTATTTAAATCGCCAGGGAAATGTTTCTCTACCGCTAAAAGGTGGAAAATGGAAGGGTTGTTTTCATGTTCCCAGAGGATTGCTGCAAGTATGGCAGACACTGGATAAAGTAACAGCTGATAAAGTTATTTAA